The Rhodothermus profundi genome segment AATCTGGTGGCCGATGGACAGGTGCTCGGCACGCTTGCCCGCCTTTCCGACGCGCTGCAGGAAGCCTACGAACTACGCGCGCCGCTCTATTACGCCGAACTGAACTGGGACGCATTTGTCGCGCTTGCCTATCCTGTCCAGCAGCGCCGCTATCAGTCTTTTAGTCGCTTTCCTGAAGTAGCTCGCGACCTGGCTGTCCTCGTCGACCGGGACCAACCGGTTGGTCCCCTGCTTGAAACAATTCGCAAGGCCGGCGGCGACTTGCTTCGCTACGTAGGCATTTTTGACGTGTACGAAGGAGAACGCATTCCCAGCGGCAAAAAAAGCGTGGCTTTTTCCCTCCGTTTTGGAGCGAACCGAACGCTGACCGATGAAGAGGTAGATGCCCGCGTAGCAACCATTCTCCAACAGCTCCAGCAGCAATTTGGCGCGCAACTGCGGCGTTGAGGTTGTATATTGAAAGGGCTGAAGCCAGGTGCAACCATGGGTAATCGGAAACACAAAAAGTCACGGCGGCATCGACGGCCACACCGTAGTGGGCCCATTCATCTACGGAGCCTTGAATCGCTGGAGCAGTTGCGCGACCGCGTTGTCGAAACGGCCCGTGAGCTGGCGCGGTTGCGTGAAGCGCAACAGATGCTGCGGGAGCAACTTGGCTCGTTAGCCGCCGAAATGCCTGCCCTGCCTCCGGGTGGAAGTGGTGCACGGATCGTTTTTCCAGAAGACCCGGCCGTGCTACGGCAAAAAGTACAAGCCTTTATCGAAGCGGTCGATTACTACCTGGAACAGGATCTGGGCACGGCAGGCCCCTCATCCGCCGCTTCCTGACCTGACTTATGGCCCCAGAGAAATCCATCCAGGTTACCATTATGGGACGCAGTTACCCGTTACGGGTGCGTCCTGAAGATGAGGCTTTGATGTACCAGTTGGCGGCCACGGTGGATGAAAAAATGCGGGCCTTTCGGGAGGCCCATCCGGAGCAATCCGAGCTCACGGCTGCCGTAATTGTGGCCCTTTCGCTGGCCGAAGCGCTATACGAAGCCCGGGAAGCCCTCCGCGAACTGGACGAAACCTTCTGCGAAGCAGTCCAGGAGCTTCTGGCCCTGCTCGAACATCCAGAATCTGTAGTAGCCTTGCCGGAACAGCCTGCGCGCGATGCAATATAAAGGCGCTGCCTGCATCAGGCAGGCCGGCGCAAGCCTGCAGTCACGCGTGAAAAAGGGACCTAACACCTATACGCGAGGGAGCCTTCCTTCCGGCCCGGACGACAGGCCTCAGTCCCGACAGGGTCGGGATCTCCTTCCAGCGTGGAAGGGGCCGAGGAAGTCGGAACGGTCGGAGCGGCACCCACTGTGTCGATAAGGGGGTTCCTTGAACCCGGGCTGCAGGTTTGCTGCCGTTAGGTTACGCCCCGGCAAGGTAATGGAACTTGCCGGGGCGTCCTTTTTTAATGATGCGTAATCGTTGCTAACGAGGCGTGCTGCCTCCTGTTGTTCATCGCCAACCTGGACGACTATGGAACTGCTACTCATTGCCGGTCTTGCCCTGCTGGCTGTTGGCGCCGGCATTGCGCTGGATAGATGGCTGCTGACACGTACGTTGAAATCAGCTCGAGAACAGGCCCAGCAAATTCTGGCCGAAGCGGAAGCAAAAGCCCAGGCTTATCAGCGCACGCACCTGGCAGAAGCGCAGGCCGCCCTAGAACGTGAGCGGCAGGCGTTTGCGCAAGAACAGGCCGAAGCGCGCAAGGCCTTGCAACAGGCGCAGGAACGGCTTGTCGAACGCCAGGAAGCTCTGAACCGTCGCACGCTGCGCGTCAACGAACGGGAAAAAACGCTGGCCAGGGCTGCTGAGGCGATCGAGGCGCTGCGCCGAGAAGCAGATGCCAACTTCCGCCAGGCTGAAGCGCTGCACCAGCAGGCACAGGCCCTTTTTGAAGCGCTTCGCCGCCAACAAGAAGCGCTGACGCAACGGGAAACCGAGGTCCATCGCCTCCAGGAAGAACTGGCGGCGCGACAGGCAGAGCTGGACCGCACGCTTGAAGAACAAGTGCGCCGCCTGGAGCAGATCGCGGGCATGTCGCGCCAGGAAGCCAAGGAAATGCTCATCGCCCAGATGGTTGAAGAAGCGAAGTTAGAAGCCGCTTCTATGATCAAAGAAATTCGCGACGAAGCCCGCCTGAAAGCCAACCGCGAAGCCCGCAAGATTATTCTGACCGCCATTCAGCGTACGGCTGCCAGCCATGCCATTGAGAACACGGTCTCTGTGGTTAACATCCAGTCTGACGAAATGAAAGGCCGTATCATCGGCCGCGAAGGACGCAATATCCGAGCGTTTGAGGCGGCTACCGGCGTGGAAGTGATTGTAGATGATACCCCCGAGGCTGTAATCCTCTCGGCCTTCAATCCCATTCGTCGTGAAATCGCCCGACTGGCCCTGACCAAACTTATCCAGGACGGCCGCATTCATCCCGCACGCATTGAAGAGGTTGTGGAAAAGGCTACCGCCGAAATTGAAGAACAGATTATCGAAACTGGAGAGCGAACCGTTATCGATCTGAACCTGCATGGCATGCATCCGGAGCTCATCCGGCTTATCGGTCGGATGCGTTACCGGACCAGCTATGGCCAGAACCTGCTTGCCCATTCCATTGAAACAGCACGCATTGCCTCGCTGATTGCGGCTGAGCTGGGCCTGGATGCCGACAAAGCGCGCCGCGCAGGGCTGCTGCACGATATTGGCAAGGTGGTCGAAGAAGAGATCGACCGTCCCCATGCCCTGGTCGGCATGGAACTCTGCCGCAAATACCGGGAAGATCCAGAGGTGTGCAACGCCGTGGGAGCCCACCACGATGAAATCGAAATGACCACCCTTATCGCTCCGATTGTGCAGGCAGCCGACGCCATTTCGGGAGCCCGCCCGGGCGCCCGCCGCGAAGCCCTGGAAGCCTACATCAAACGACTGGAAAAGCTTGAAGCCTTAGCGGCTTCGTTTCCAGGCGTTGAACGCGTCTACGCCATTCAGGCAGGACGCGAGGTGCGTGTGATCGTCAATCATAGCCTGGTGTCAGACGCCCAGGCCGAGCAACTGGCCCTGGACATCTCCAAAAAGATTCAAAACGAAATGCAGTATCCCGGCCAGATCAAGGTAACGGTCATTCGTGAAGTGCGTTCGGTTGCCTATGCCAAGTGATCATTGCCCTCGGACCGTGAGCCAGCCTGATCTGCCTGCACCAGCATTCAGGAGCGGGCCAGCTCACGGTCCAGGTTATAGCGCTTGCGTTTTTCCCAGAGAGTTTTCTTGGAGATGCCCAGCATCTGAGCCACCTCCGTAAAGCTGGCTTTGTAATGCTTGAGCGTGTGCAGAATGTACGCCTTTTCTAGCTCTTCCAGCGTACTGCCACTGGGGAAATAGAACACCCCATTGGAAGGAGGCAACGCGCTGCCGGCAGGCGACGTAGCCGGCAACAGATGCAGATCCTCCGCTTCAATCCATTCCTTTCGGTTAAAAATCATGGCCCGCTCAAGCACGTTCCGCAGTTCCCGTACGTTGCCGGGCCAGTGGTAGGCTAACAGCTTTTCTTCGGCTTCCGGAGTCAAACCCTTGACCTGGCGCCCTAGCTCCTTGTTGAACTGTTCAATAAAATGCCGCGCAATCAGCAGCACATCTCGCCCCATTTCTCGCAGCGCTGGCAGGTAGAGGTTGACCACATTGATCCGGTAAAACAGGTCCTGCCGGAATTTCTGTTCGGCCACCAGTTGCTCCAGGTTAAGATTGGTGGCACATAGAATACGCACGTTGACCCGAATGTCTTCAATGCCCCCCAGGCGCCGAAACGTACGGCTTTCCAGGAAAGAAAGCAGCTTGGCCTGCAAGGCAAGGCTCATTGAATCGATTTC includes the following:
- a CDS encoding cell division protein ZapA codes for the protein MAPEKSIQVTIMGRSYPLRVRPEDEALMYQLAATVDEKMRAFREAHPEQSELTAAVIVALSLAEALYEAREALRELDETFCEAVQELLALLEHPESVVALPEQPARDAI
- the rny gene encoding ribonuclease Y — its product is MELLLIAGLALLAVGAGIALDRWLLTRTLKSAREQAQQILAEAEAKAQAYQRTHLAEAQAALERERQAFAQEQAEARKALQQAQERLVERQEALNRRTLRVNEREKTLARAAEAIEALRREADANFRQAEALHQQAQALFEALRRQQEALTQRETEVHRLQEELAARQAELDRTLEEQVRRLEQIAGMSRQEAKEMLIAQMVEEAKLEAASMIKEIRDEARLKANREARKIILTAIQRTAASHAIENTVSVVNIQSDEMKGRIIGREGRNIRAFEAATGVEVIVDDTPEAVILSAFNPIRREIARLALTKLIQDGRIHPARIEEVVEKATAEIEEQIIETGERTVIDLNLHGMHPELIRLIGRMRYRTSYGQNLLAHSIETARIASLIAAELGLDADKARRAGLLHDIGKVVEEEIDRPHALVGMELCRKYREDPEVCNAVGAHHDEIEMTTLIAPIVQAADAISGARPGARREALEAYIKRLEKLEALAASFPGVERVYAIQAGREVRVIVNHSLVSDAQAEQLALDISKKIQNEMQYPGQIKVTVIREVRSVAYAK